From the genome of Cedecea lapagei, one region includes:
- the lsrG gene encoding (4S)-4-hydroxy-5-phosphonooxypentane-2,3-dione isomerase — MNVTLVEINIKPERVDEFLEVFRANHEGAIKEPGNLRFDVLQDPDVATRFFIYEAYQDEAAVLAHKKTPHYLACVEKLDEMMSEPRKKRSFIGLLP, encoded by the coding sequence ATGAACGTAACGCTGGTGGAAATTAACATTAAACCGGAGCGCGTCGACGAGTTTCTGGAGGTGTTTCGGGCCAATCACGAAGGCGCCATCAAAGAACCCGGCAATTTGCGCTTCGACGTGCTGCAGGACCCGGATGTCGCTACGCGATTTTTCATCTATGAGGCTTACCAGGATGAGGCCGCGGTGCTGGCGCACAAGAAAACGCCGCACTACCTCGCCTGCGTTGAGAAGCTGGATGAGATGATGTCTGAGCCGCGCAAGAAGCGGAGCTTTATCGGGCTGTTGCCGTAG
- a CDS encoding IS110 family RNA-guided transposase: MTLTSVGVDIAKLKFDVAVLLPNQKYKTKKFANTHAGCREFIHWLARFGDCHVCMEATGSYSTELATALSDGGYRVSLENPARIHAFSHTELARNKTDKSDAALIARYCALYQPAQWHPAPLSQRQLTALVRHLKNLEEMRQMEENRLEAADEVITGSLKEHIATLDELIKETKKKIRQHIDDDPDLRKDKALLESIPGVGDVLSTNLLAFAGNLRRFSSSKALVAYAGLNPRRCESGMWKGKSRLSKVGSRELRSVLYMPAVVAGRCNEVVKDLMRRLESRGKAGKERVCAGMRKLLQLAYGVVKSGREFDAEIPLAG, from the coding sequence ATGACCCTCACTTCTGTCGGCGTTGATATTGCTAAGCTAAAATTTGATGTCGCTGTCCTGCTGCCTAATCAGAAATACAAAACTAAAAAGTTTGCTAACACGCATGCGGGATGCCGTGAGTTTATTCACTGGCTGGCCCGTTTTGGAGACTGTCACGTCTGTATGGAGGCTACCGGCAGCTACAGCACGGAACTCGCCACGGCATTGTCCGATGGCGGCTATCGAGTCAGTCTGGAAAACCCTGCCCGTATTCATGCCTTCAGTCATACCGAACTGGCCCGAAATAAAACGGATAAAAGCGATGCCGCACTGATAGCGCGGTATTGTGCCCTGTATCAGCCAGCACAATGGCATCCGGCCCCTCTCAGCCAGCGACAGCTGACCGCGCTGGTACGGCATCTTAAAAATCTTGAAGAGATGCGACAGATGGAAGAGAACAGGCTGGAGGCCGCAGATGAGGTCATAACCGGTTCGTTAAAAGAACACATCGCCACGCTGGACGAACTGATAAAAGAAACAAAAAAGAAAATCAGACAGCATATCGACGATGACCCGGACCTGAGAAAAGACAAGGCGCTGCTGGAGAGTATCCCGGGTGTGGGAGATGTGCTGAGTACGAATCTTCTGGCCTTCGCGGGAAACCTGAGGCGATTTAGCAGCAGTAAGGCTCTGGTGGCTTATGCAGGCCTGAACCCACGACGTTGTGAATCCGGGATGTGGAAAGGAAAAAGCAGGTTGTCGAAAGTGGGGAGCCGTGAGCTGCGTAGCGTACTGTATATGCCTGCGGTGGTGGCGGGAAGGTGTAATGAAGTGGTGAAAGACCTGATGAGGCGGCTGGAGAGTAGAGGTAAGGCAGGAAAAGAGCGAGTATGTGCAGGAATGAGAAAGCTACTGCAGCTGGCTTATGGCGTGGTGAAATCAGGGCGTGAATTTGACGCCGAAATACCGCTTGCCGGATAG
- the lsrF gene encoding 3-hydroxy-5-phosphonooxypentane-2,4-dione thiolase has protein sequence MADLDDIKDGKDFGIGQPQENRAFYLKGSGALDWGMQSRLARIFNPNTGRTVMLAFDHGYFQGPTTGLERIDLSIAPLFPETDVLMCTRGILRSVVPPATNKPVVLRASGGNSILSELSRESVAVTMEDALRLNACAVAAQIYIGSEYEHQSINNIIKLVDEGTRYGIPTLAVTGVGKEMARDARYFSLASRIAAELGAQFVKTYFVEEGFEKVAASCPVPIVIAGGKKLPEQEALEMCFKAIDQGASGVDMGRNIFQSEAPLAMLQAVKKVVHDNMSAREAYQFWLEAKQQGGKA, from the coding sequence ATGGCAGATCTGGATGACATTAAAGACGGGAAGGATTTCGGTATTGGTCAGCCGCAGGAGAATCGGGCTTTTTATCTGAAGGGTAGCGGGGCGCTGGACTGGGGGATGCAGTCGCGTCTTGCCAGGATCTTTAACCCAAATACCGGGCGAACCGTGATGCTGGCCTTCGATCACGGCTATTTTCAAGGCCCAACGACCGGGCTTGAGCGTATCGATCTCTCGATTGCGCCGCTATTTCCTGAAACAGATGTCCTGATGTGTACTCGCGGCATTCTGCGCAGCGTCGTACCTCCGGCCACCAATAAACCCGTGGTGCTGCGAGCGTCCGGCGGCAACTCGATCCTCAGCGAACTCTCTCGCGAAAGCGTCGCGGTGACGATGGAGGATGCCTTACGCCTCAACGCCTGCGCGGTGGCCGCGCAGATTTATATCGGCAGCGAGTATGAGCACCAGTCGATCAACAACATTATCAAGCTGGTGGACGAAGGCACGCGCTACGGCATTCCTACGCTTGCGGTAACCGGCGTGGGCAAAGAGATGGCTCGCGACGCCCGCTATTTCTCGCTGGCAAGTCGTATCGCCGCCGAGCTTGGAGCACAGTTTGTCAAAACCTACTTCGTGGAGGAGGGATTTGAGAAAGTGGCCGCCAGCTGCCCGGTGCCGATTGTCATCGCCGGAGGCAAAAAGCTGCCTGAACAGGAAGCGCTGGAGATGTGTTTTAAAGCGATAGACCAGGGCGCGTCTGGGGTGGATATGGGGCGCAACATCTTCCAGTCAGAAGCGCCGCTGGCGATGCTGCAGGCGGTGAAAAAAGTGGTGCACGACAATATGTCTGCCCGCGAAGCTTATCAGTTCTGGCTCGAAGCGAAACAGCAGGGAGGTAAGGCATGA
- a CDS encoding alpha/beta fold hydrolase — MFNKLTLSALIAPLSLSVVFACQAEAAGFGEGQIKQINAGVLNVGYVDLGPKDGQPVILLHGWPYDINSFETVAPELAKQGYRVIVPNLRGFGSTRFLSASTPRNGEPAALAQDTVALMNALHIKQAIFAGYDWGARTADIVAALHPDRVKALVSVSGYLISSQEAGKKPLPPKAELQWWYQFYFATPRGAAGYEKNTHEFARLIWQQASPGWKFSDETFNSSAKSLDNPDHVAITLSNYRWRQGLEKGEQKYAADEKKLAELPNITVPTITIEGDNNGAPHPEPSAYAAKFTGKYEHRTFSGNIGHNPPQEAPEAFVKAVVDAGKL; from the coding sequence ATGTTCAACAAACTCACCCTGTCTGCACTGATTGCGCCGCTTTCTCTCTCTGTAGTCTTCGCCTGCCAGGCTGAAGCGGCGGGCTTTGGCGAAGGGCAAATAAAGCAGATTAACGCGGGCGTGCTGAACGTCGGCTACGTCGATCTTGGCCCGAAAGACGGGCAGCCGGTGATCCTGCTGCACGGCTGGCCCTATGATATCAACAGCTTTGAGACGGTTGCGCCGGAGCTGGCAAAACAGGGTTACCGGGTCATCGTCCCTAATCTGCGGGGGTTCGGCAGCACTCGCTTCCTTTCTGCCTCCACGCCTCGCAACGGCGAACCTGCGGCGCTGGCTCAGGATACGGTTGCGCTGATGAATGCATTACACATCAAACAGGCCATTTTCGCCGGGTATGACTGGGGGGCGCGCACCGCGGATATCGTGGCGGCGCTGCACCCGGATCGTGTGAAAGCGCTGGTGTCCGTCAGCGGCTATCTGATTAGCAGCCAGGAGGCGGGGAAAAAGCCGCTGCCGCCGAAGGCCGAGCTGCAGTGGTGGTATCAGTTTTACTTCGCTACTCCGCGCGGCGCGGCGGGCTATGAGAAGAACACCCATGAGTTCGCCAGATTAATCTGGCAGCAGGCTTCGCCGGGCTGGAAGTTTAGCGATGAAACCTTTAACAGCAGCGCCAAATCGCTGGATAATCCGGACCACGTGGCCATTACGCTAAGCAACTATCGCTGGCGTCAGGGGCTGGAAAAAGGCGAGCAAAAGTACGCCGCAGATGAGAAAAAGCTGGCGGAGCTACCGAATATCACCGTGCCAACCATCACCATCGAAGGTGATAACAACGGCGCTCCGCATCCTGAACCCTCTGCCTATGCCGCGAAATTTACCGGCAAATACGAACACCGAACCTTCAGCGGCAACATCGGCCATAACCCGCCGCAGGAAGCGCCTGAAGCGTTTGTTAAGGCAGTGGTAGATGCCGGTAAGCTGTAG
- the ygjG gene encoding putrescine aminotransferase — protein sequence MNRSPSSASALACTAHALNIIEKKSLTHEEMKALNREVIDSFQQHVNPGFLEYRKSVTAGGDYGAVEWQASSLNTLVDTQGKEYIDCLGGFGIFNVGHRNPVVVSAVQHQLEKQPLHSQELLDPLRAMLAKTLAALTPGKLKYSFFSNSGTESVEAAIKLAKAYQSPRGKFTFIATSGAFHGKSLGALSATAKSTFRKPFMPLLPGFRHVPFGNIGALRTQFSECRKTGDDVAALILEPIQGEGGVILPPPGYLPAVRQLCDEFGVLLILDEVQTGMGRTGKMFACEHENVQPDILCLAKALGGGVMPIGATVATEEVFSVLFDNPFLHTTTFGGNPLACAAALATIHYLLEENLPAQAAQKGQLLLDGFRALAREFPDLIVEARGQGLLMAIEFCDNDIGYRFASQMFRQQVLVAGTLNNSKTIRVEPPLTLTIEQCEHVLECAKRALYRLRVTQDETAEAQES from the coding sequence TTGAACAGGTCACCTTCCAGCGCCTCAGCCCTTGCCTGTACGGCGCACGCACTGAACATTATTGAAAAGAAGTCACTCACCCATGAGGAGATGAAAGCGCTGAACCGGGAGGTTATCGATAGCTTCCAGCAGCATGTAAATCCGGGTTTTCTTGAGTACCGCAAGTCCGTTACCGCCGGCGGGGATTACGGAGCCGTAGAGTGGCAAGCGAGCAGCCTGAATACGCTTGTCGACACCCAGGGCAAAGAGTACATCGACTGCCTGGGTGGGTTCGGCATCTTTAACGTAGGGCACCGTAATCCAGTCGTTGTTTCCGCCGTCCAGCATCAGCTGGAAAAGCAGCCCTTACATAGCCAGGAGCTGCTGGATCCCCTGAGAGCGATGCTTGCTAAAACGCTTGCCGCACTCACTCCGGGCAAACTCAAATACAGCTTCTTCAGCAACAGCGGTACCGAATCCGTTGAAGCGGCCATAAAGTTGGCGAAGGCTTATCAGTCGCCGCGCGGGAAATTCACCTTTATCGCCACCAGCGGCGCTTTCCACGGTAAATCTCTGGGCGCGCTTTCGGCCACGGCGAAATCAACATTCCGCAAACCGTTTATGCCTCTGCTGCCGGGCTTCCGCCACGTGCCGTTCGGCAATATCGGCGCGCTGCGCACCCAGTTCAGCGAATGCCGTAAAACCGGCGATGACGTGGCGGCGCTTATCCTGGAGCCCATCCAGGGCGAAGGCGGCGTGATCCTGCCGCCACCGGGCTACCTGCCTGCTGTGCGCCAGCTGTGCGACGAATTCGGCGTGCTGCTGATTCTGGATGAGGTGCAAACCGGGATGGGACGTACCGGTAAGATGTTTGCCTGTGAGCACGAAAATGTGCAGCCGGACATTCTCTGCCTTGCAAAAGCGCTTGGCGGCGGCGTGATGCCGATAGGCGCAACTGTCGCCACGGAAGAGGTCTTTTCCGTACTGTTCGATAATCCGTTCCTGCACACCACGACCTTCGGCGGTAATCCACTGGCCTGCGCAGCCGCGCTGGCGACCATCCACTACCTGCTGGAAGAAAACCTGCCTGCCCAGGCGGCGCAGAAGGGGCAATTGCTGCTGGATGGCTTCCGGGCGCTGGCCCGTGAATTCCCGGACCTTATCGTTGAGGCTCGCGGCCAGGGGCTGCTCATGGCAATTGAGTTCTGCGACAACGACATCGGCTACAGATTTGCCAGCCAGATGTTCCGCCAGCAGGTGCTGGTAGCCGGTACGCTGAATAACTCAAAAACCATTCGCGTGGAGCCGCCGCTGACCCTGACGATTGAGCAGTGTGAGCACGTGCTGGAGTGCGCTAAACGTGCGCTTTACCGGCTGAGAGTGACGCAGGATGAGACGGCAGAGGCGCAGGAAAGCTGA
- a CDS encoding diguanylate cyclase yields MTINIKDIDSSLLELNIAIRDHYNWANKCLRLSLLGGEPDKDVNDSDAHQHCRFSHWLNQRMQGANLDRELILLIDRQHAAMHVAARVLMLSIIAGKVSEELLNDYNEAQQKFISSIDKYKEYLFSYRNLYDALTGLPLRHLLYQEFPLIRSRSERVERSLYLLIMDIDRFKTINDTWGHNAGDDVLRSVASILKEATRNEERIYRFGGEEFIMLLEASSREQAERAGKRICQHLASHPVSVDDQNIKVTVTGGLTLVSADDSLHSAIGRADKAMYYGKNTGRNRCILALSDQEMVTLE; encoded by the coding sequence GTGACAATTAATATTAAAGATATCGATAGCTCTTTGCTGGAGCTAAATATCGCCATCCGCGATCATTATAACTGGGCAAATAAATGCCTGCGTCTCAGCCTGTTAGGCGGTGAGCCGGATAAAGACGTCAATGATTCAGATGCCCATCAGCACTGCCGCTTTAGCCATTGGCTAAACCAGCGTATGCAGGGAGCCAACCTCGACAGAGAATTAATTCTGCTGATTGACCGACAGCACGCTGCAATGCACGTTGCGGCTCGGGTATTAATGTTATCAATTATTGCGGGGAAGGTTAGCGAAGAATTACTAAATGATTACAATGAAGCGCAGCAAAAGTTTATTTCCAGTATCGATAAATATAAAGAATATCTTTTTTCCTACCGTAATTTATACGATGCTTTAACCGGTCTGCCGCTGCGCCATTTGCTGTATCAGGAATTCCCGCTGATCCGTTCCCGTAGCGAACGCGTTGAGCGTAGTCTTTATTTGCTGATCATGGATATTGATCGTTTTAAGACGATCAATGACACCTGGGGGCACAACGCGGGGGATGACGTTCTGCGCAGCGTCGCGTCTATTTTGAAAGAGGCAACCCGCAATGAGGAACGCATTTACCGCTTCGGCGGCGAAGAGTTTATTATGCTGCTGGAGGCGAGCAGCAGGGAGCAGGCAGAGCGTGCCGGCAAGCGTATTTGCCAGCACTTAGCCAGCCATCCGGTGAGCGTAGATGACCAGAACATTAAGGTTACCGTCACCGGGGGGTTGACCCTTGTCTCTGCTGATGACTCTTTGCACAGCGCCATCGGGCGGGCAGACAAGGCCATGTATTACGGAAAAAATA
- a CDS encoding ATP-binding protein, which produces MRLWPRSLLSRLFLIVLVGLLLANGLTLALTTFERMNSARSVMLDNLQNNVSTSVAILDKLPPEERPAWLDRLARENYHYILGPGTPGKPPSDERSKDAIVSLKEALGGNYKLDFTDVPGMRSHIQAHLTLADGSPLTIDLTPRMPPIESWLPVVIAIQLVLLALCAWFAVRQVVLPLTRFTRAVEALEPASANPTAMQESGPVEVEHAAKAFNSMQARIQGHLKERTQILASISHDLQTPITRMKLRLEMSDEPELRDKLMQDLDNMTHLVREGIAYARSSESLEETPQRIELRAFVDSIVCDYQDVGKAVTFAAPPSAHPLPTRPQALRRILTNLLDNALKFGTAAEVSLIKEPNQVTLVVADNGPGIPEEELDAVLQPFYRVESSRNRDTGGTGLGLAIAAQLVGQLGGKLTLTNQPQGGLKASITLPAS; this is translated from the coding sequence ATGAGGCTGTGGCCCCGTTCCCTGCTTTCCCGGCTGTTTCTTATCGTCCTCGTCGGCCTGCTGCTGGCTAACGGTCTGACCCTCGCGCTGACCACCTTCGAGCGGATGAACAGCGCCCGCAGCGTGATGCTGGATAACCTGCAGAACAACGTCTCCACCAGCGTGGCTATCCTCGATAAACTCCCGCCGGAGGAGCGCCCGGCCTGGCTGGACAGGCTGGCGCGGGAAAACTATCACTATATTCTTGGACCCGGTACGCCGGGAAAACCGCCCTCCGATGAACGCTCGAAAGATGCCATTGTTTCCCTGAAAGAGGCTCTGGGCGGCAACTATAAGCTCGATTTCACAGATGTTCCCGGCATGCGTTCCCATATTCAGGCCCACTTAACGCTGGCTGACGGCTCGCCGCTGACTATCGATCTCACGCCCCGCATGCCGCCAATCGAAAGCTGGCTACCGGTCGTCATTGCAATTCAGCTGGTGCTGCTCGCGCTTTGTGCATGGTTTGCCGTGCGCCAGGTGGTGCTGCCGCTTACTCGTTTCACCCGTGCCGTTGAAGCGTTGGAGCCTGCCAGCGCTAACCCGACGGCAATGCAGGAAAGCGGCCCGGTTGAAGTTGAACATGCAGCAAAAGCGTTTAACTCGATGCAGGCGCGAATCCAGGGGCATCTGAAAGAGCGCACGCAGATTCTGGCGTCTATTTCGCATGACCTGCAGACGCCCATCACCCGCATGAAGCTGCGCCTTGAGATGAGCGATGAGCCGGAACTGCGCGACAAACTGATGCAGGATCTGGATAACATGACGCATCTGGTTCGTGAGGGAATTGCCTACGCGCGGTCGTCAGAAAGCCTGGAAGAAACGCCGCAGCGTATTGAGCTGAGAGCGTTTGTTGACAGCATAGTCTGCGACTACCAGGACGTCGGCAAAGCCGTGACGTTTGCCGCGCCACCGTCAGCGCACCCGCTGCCTACTCGCCCTCAGGCGCTGCGCCGCATCCTCACGAATTTGCTGGATAATGCGCTGAAGTTCGGCACCGCCGCTGAAGTCAGCCTGATTAAGGAGCCAAATCAGGTGACGCTGGTAGTTGCAGATAACGGTCCGGGGATCCCCGAAGAGGAGCTGGACGCCGTGTTACAGCCTTTCTATCGCGTGGAAAGCTCCAGAAACCGCGACACCGGCGGCACCGGGCTTGGGCTGGCGATTGCCGCCCAGCTTGTCGGCCAGCTTGGGGGGAAATTAACGCTCACCAACCAGCCGCAGGGCGGATTAAAAGCCAGCATCACGCTGCCGGCCTCCTGA
- the lsrK gene encoding autoinducer-2 kinase, producing MSYLLALDAGTGSIRAVIFDTDGHQIAVGQAEWKHLSVADVPGSMEFDLAVNWQLTCRCIREALHRANLSASAIAAVSCCSMREGIVLYDRNGDPIWACANVDARASREVSELKEIHDFQFESEVYQVSGQTLALSAMPRLLWLAHHRPDIYRKAATITMISDWLAARLSGELAVDPSNAGTTGMLDLATRDWRPSLLDMAGLRADILSPVKETGTVLGGVTQAAAEESGLLKGTPVVMGGGDVQLGCLGLGIVRAGQTAVLGGTFWQQVVNLPTLKTDPEMNIRINPHVIHNMVQAESISFFTGLTMRWFRDAFCAEEKLLAGRLGVDTYALMEEMAGRVPAGSHGVMPIFSDAMHFKQWYHAAPSFINLSIDPEKCNKATLFRALEENAAMVSACNLEQISGFSGVKFDSLVFAGGGSKGVLWSQILSDVTGLPVRVPVVKEATALGCAIAAGVGAGLFDSLTNTGERLVQWQREFTPNPAHRELYDEMKRKWLKVYADQLTLVDSGLTTSMWQAPGLVPRVVG from the coding sequence ATGAGCTATTTACTTGCGCTGGACGCCGGAACGGGCAGTATCCGCGCCGTCATTTTCGACACCGATGGTCACCAGATCGCCGTTGGCCAGGCCGAATGGAAGCACTTAAGCGTGGCTGACGTCCCGGGATCGATGGAGTTCGATCTCGCCGTCAACTGGCAGCTCACCTGTCGCTGCATCCGTGAGGCTTTGCACAGGGCAAATCTCTCCGCTTCAGCGATCGCCGCCGTTTCCTGCTGCTCGATGCGTGAAGGAATCGTTCTTTACGATCGTAACGGCGATCCTATCTGGGCCTGCGCTAACGTGGACGCCCGCGCCAGCCGCGAGGTCAGCGAACTTAAAGAGATCCACGACTTTCAGTTTGAGTCCGAGGTATACCAGGTTTCAGGCCAGACGCTGGCGCTGAGCGCTATGCCTCGTCTGCTTTGGCTGGCGCATCATCGCCCGGACATCTACCGCAAAGCCGCCACCATCACCATGATCAGCGACTGGCTTGCCGCCAGACTTTCCGGCGAGCTGGCGGTTGATCCTTCTAACGCCGGCACCACCGGCATGCTGGATTTGGCGACCCGCGACTGGCGCCCTTCTCTGCTCGATATGGCCGGGCTTCGCGCCGATATTCTTTCCCCGGTAAAAGAGACCGGCACCGTGCTGGGTGGCGTTACGCAGGCGGCTGCCGAAGAAAGCGGGCTGCTGAAAGGCACGCCGGTCGTGATGGGCGGCGGCGACGTCCAGCTCGGCTGCCTGGGGCTTGGCATCGTCAGAGCCGGGCAAACGGCGGTGCTGGGCGGCACGTTCTGGCAGCAGGTGGTCAACCTGCCGACCCTCAAAACTGACCCAGAAATGAACATCCGTATTAATCCGCACGTGATTCACAACATGGTACAGGCGGAGTCCATCAGCTTCTTTACTGGCCTGACGATGCGCTGGTTCCGCGACGCCTTCTGTGCGGAAGAAAAACTGCTTGCCGGGCGCCTCGGCGTGGATACCTATGCGCTTATGGAAGAGATGGCAGGCCGGGTGCCCGCGGGCTCCCACGGCGTGATGCCGATTTTCTCCGACGCCATGCATTTCAAGCAGTGGTACCACGCCGCGCCGTCGTTTATTAACCTCTCTATCGACCCGGAAAAGTGCAACAAAGCGACGCTGTTTCGGGCGTTAGAGGAGAATGCGGCGATGGTGTCAGCCTGTAATCTGGAACAGATCTCCGGCTTTTCGGGCGTGAAGTTCGACTCACTCGTCTTTGCGGGTGGCGGCTCAAAAGGCGTGCTATGGAGCCAGATCCTCAGCGATGTGACCGGACTGCCGGTTCGTGTTCCGGTGGTGAAAGAGGCAACGGCGCTGGGCTGCGCCATTGCCGCAGGGGTTGGCGCCGGACTTTTCGATTCGCTGACCAATACCGGCGAGCGTCTGGTGCAGTGGCAGCGAGAGTTCACGCCGAATCCGGCGCACCGCGAGCTTTACGACGAGATGAAGCGCAAATGGCTGAAAGTTTATGCCGACCAGCTAACGCTGGTCGATAGCGGCCTGACGACCTCGATGTGGCAGGCTCCGGGGCTTGTGCCGAGAGTGGTAGGATAA
- a CDS encoding response regulator — protein sequence MEHIDHILVVDDDRDIRELVVSYLEKSGYRASGAANGKEMRAVLDKQHVDLVVLDVMMPGDDGLTLCRQLRSDKHKDLPILMLTARNEDTDRILGLEMGADDYVVKPFVARELLARIKAILRRFRALPPNLQVTEAGRIIAFGEWKLDTSARHLLDLQGTIVALSGAEYRLLRVFLDHPQRVLTRDQLLNLTQGRDAELFERSIDLLVSRVRQRLNEDARTPAYIKTVRSEGYVLSVPVTIVEARE from the coding sequence GTGGAACACATCGATCATATTCTCGTGGTGGACGACGACCGCGACATTCGCGAGCTTGTCGTCAGCTATCTGGAAAAATCAGGCTACCGGGCAAGCGGCGCTGCAAACGGCAAAGAGATGCGCGCCGTGCTGGACAAGCAGCACGTCGACTTAGTGGTGCTGGACGTGATGATGCCCGGCGACGACGGGCTGACGCTGTGCCGCCAGCTGCGCAGCGACAAACACAAAGACCTGCCCATTCTGATGCTGACCGCCAGAAACGAAGATACCGACAGGATCCTCGGCCTGGAGATGGGTGCGGATGATTACGTGGTAAAGCCCTTTGTCGCCCGCGAGCTGCTCGCGCGGATCAAAGCGATCCTCCGCCGCTTCCGCGCATTACCGCCAAATTTACAGGTGACCGAAGCCGGAAGGATCATCGCTTTCGGCGAATGGAAGCTTGATACTTCTGCGCGTCACCTTCTTGATTTACAAGGAACGATCGTTGCGCTGAGCGGCGCGGAATACCGCCTGCTGCGCGTGTTTTTGGATCATCCGCAGCGCGTGCTGACGCGAGATCAGCTGCTGAATCTGACCCAGGGACGCGACGCCGAGCTGTTCGAACGCTCTATCGATCTGCTGGTCAGCCGCGTGCGCCAGCGCCTGAACGAAGATGCCCGCACCCCGGCCTACATCAAAACCGTGCGTAGTGAGGGCTATGTGCTTTCCGTTCCCGTCACCATCGTTGAGGCGCGAGAATGA
- a CDS encoding cytochrome c biogenesis protein DipZ yields the protein MPVLIAFLGGMLSLLSPCTLPVIPLLFAAFRGKKRQIIALLTGMVTMFTVVALLVGAAGEWIVQATLVGRWIALAMLALAALTLIFPALAERLMRPAVQLGNAINNQSNRARGMLSAFLAGLAVGLLWSPCAGPILGAILGIGLSGSSAVTTGLLLAAYGSGCALMLALLWFSGYSLLARLREKMALMAQLRRVAGVAMLATVAFIASGTTAVLQNANGLGAKLEQRLLALSPTTSPAPKLQPVVDTTPTSAMPPLSGGTAWINSPPLTPEALKGKVVLIDFWTFDCINCQHALPHVREWASKYKDQGLVVIGVHTPEYPWEKDLDSVKKAVGKWHLPYPIVTDNNYQIWNAFGNQYWPAHYYFDARGQLRNVSFGEGNYEQQEQLIQKLLKEARA from the coding sequence ATGCCCGTTCTGATTGCCTTTCTTGGCGGAATGCTGAGTTTATTAAGCCCCTGTACGCTGCCCGTCATTCCCCTGCTTTTCGCCGCATTTCGCGGCAAAAAACGCCAAATCATCGCCCTGCTCACCGGCATGGTGACCATGTTTACCGTCGTCGCTTTGCTGGTAGGCGCTGCCGGGGAGTGGATCGTGCAGGCTACGCTCGTTGGCCGCTGGATTGCGCTGGCGATGCTGGCGCTTGCCGCGTTGACGCTTATCTTCCCCGCGCTTGCTGAGCGCCTGATGCGACCTGCGGTGCAGCTAGGAAACGCAATCAACAACCAAAGCAACCGCGCTCGCGGCATGCTGTCTGCGTTTTTGGCCGGGCTTGCGGTGGGGCTGCTATGGTCCCCCTGCGCAGGGCCGATTTTGGGTGCCATTCTTGGCATCGGCCTGTCCGGTTCTTCGGCGGTCACCACCGGCCTGCTGCTGGCGGCCTACGGTAGCGGCTGCGCGCTGATGCTGGCGCTGCTGTGGTTCAGCGGCTACAGCCTGCTGGCCCGCCTGCGTGAAAAAATGGCGCTGATGGCGCAGCTTCGGCGTGTGGCGGGCGTAGCGATGCTGGCCACGGTGGCGTTTATCGCCTCCGGCACCACGGCGGTGCTGCAAAATGCCAACGGCTTGGGCGCGAAGCTGGAACAGCGCCTGCTGGCGCTTTCCCCAACCACTTCGCCAGCGCCAAAGCTGCAGCCTGTCGTGGATACCACGCCTACCAGCGCAATGCCGCCGCTTTCCGGAGGAACCGCCTGGATTAACAGCCCGCCGCTGACGCCCGAGGCGCTAAAAGGCAAGGTGGTGCTCATCGACTTCTGGACCTTCGACTGCATTAACTGCCAGCACGCGCTGCCGCACGTTCGCGAATGGGCCAGCAAATATAAAGATCAGGGTCTGGTGGTCATTGGCGTTCATACGCCGGAGTATCCGTGGGAGAAAGATCTCGATTCGGTGAAAAAGGCGGTCGGCAAATGGCACCTGCCTTACCCGATCGTCACCGACAACAACTACCAGATCTGGAACGCCTTCGGTAACCAGTACTGGCCTGCCCATTACTATTTTGATGCTCGCGGACAGCTGCGCAATGTCTCGTTCGGCGAGGGCAACTACGAGCAGCAGGAACAGCTTATCCAGAAGCTGCTGAAGGAGGCTCGCGCCTGA